A genomic segment from Rhinatrema bivittatum chromosome 19, aRhiBiv1.1, whole genome shotgun sequence encodes:
- the LOC115080478 gene encoding CD9 antigen-like: MAVRGGIACIRMFLMVFNSLLCLCGLMLLIFGFWLCIDSWQMEDSELEPSSTSFSFGLAVFFLMAVGAFVMFLGAVGCFGAGLEALNVLEMYFALLLSALVVELIVAVVSIVEQDWVVATLQDLHAHVYIKFLKTEKTSLGLTLMVLHHALDCCGSRGLVDQLVAHTCPARSGLAVFTLQSCSSTITALFEQQGHVVYAAWIGLIMVTILAMVFSVVLWARIRRSGKR; this comes from the coding sequence ATGGCTGTCCGAGGAGGAATCGCATGCATCCGAATGTTCCTGATGGTCTTTAATTCCCTCCTGTGTCTCTGCGgactgatgctcctgatttttgGCTTCTGGCTGTGTATCGACAGCTGGCAGATGGAAGACTCGGAGCTGGAGCCAAGCAGCACCTCCTTTTCCTTTGGCCTCGCCGTGTTTTTCCTGATGGCGGTCGGGGCATTCGTGATGTTCCTGGGGGCCGTAGGGTGCTTTGGTGCGGGCCTCGAAGCGCTGAACGTGCTGGAAATGTACTTCGCCCTCCTGCTGAGTGCCCTGGTGGTCGAGCTAATCGTGGCCGTGGTGAGCATCGTCGAGCAGGACTGGGTGGTGGCCACGCTGCAGGATCTGCACGCCCACGTCTACATCAAGTTTCTGAAGACAGAGAAGACGTCGCTGGGATTGACCCTGATGGTGCTTCACCACGCATTGGACTGCTGTGGCTCCAGGGGGCTCGTGGATCAGCTCGTCGCACACACCTGCCCCGCCCGGTCGGGGCTGGCGGTTTTTACGCTGCAGTCCTGCTCCTCCACCATCACCGCCCTCTTCGAGCAGCAGGGTCACGTCGTCTACGCGGCGTGGATTGGGCTGATCATGGTGACCATCCTGGCCATGGTCTTCTCTGTGGTGCTCTGGGCCAGGATCCGCCGGAGTGGGAAGCGCTAG